TGGCTATTCGAGCCTGAACTACCTGCGCCAGTTGCCGGCCCAGCAGCTCAAGATCGACCGCAGCTTCGTGAACGACCTCGAACACGAAGAAGACGCCCGCGCCGTGGTCGATGCCGTGGTGCGGCTGGCCCACGCCCTGGGCCTGCGCGTGGTGGCCGAGGGCGTGGAAACCAGCGGCCAGCGCGACATCCTGCTGGCCATGCGCTGCGACGAACTGCAGGGCTTTTTCTACGCCCGCCCCATGCCGGCGGACGTGCTGCTGGCCTGGGCCCAGGGCGACAAGCCGGAAGGCTCGGCGGATTTCGCGCCTTCCGTAATCGGCGGGCTCGAGGCGCTCGAAAGCCTGCCGTTCGACGCCGCCCCCCGCGGCTGACCGCCGCCAGCGCCGTCCGGAGCGGGCGGCGATAATTGCGCGGTTCGTTCTTTCCCCAAAAACACACCCCACCATGACCACGACCATCCGGTACCACGACCTCGTGGAGTCCGTTGCTGCGTCCCTGCAGTACATCAGCTACTACCACCCCGCCGACTTCATCGCCCACCTGGCGCGCGCCTACGAGCGCGAGCAAAGCCCGGCGGCCAAGGACGCGATGGCGCAGATCCTCACCAACAGCAAGATGAGCGCGACCGGCCAGCGCCCCATCTGCCAGGACACCGGCATCGTCAACGTGTTCCTGAAGATCGGCATGGACGTGCGCTGGGAAGGCTTTCCCGGCGGCCTGGAAGACGCCATCAACGAAGGCGTGCGCCGCGGCTACAACCACCCCGACAACACGCTGCGCGCCAGCGTCGTGGCCGACCCGCAGTTCGCCCGCAAGAACACCAAGGACAACACGCCCGCGGTGATCTTCACGCAGATCGTTCCGGGCGACACCGTGGACATCACCGTCGCGGCCAAGGGCGGCGGCAGCGAGAACAAGTCCAAGATGGTCATGATGAACCCCAGCGACAACCTGGTGGACTGGGTGCTCAAGACCGTGCCCACGATGGGCGCCGGCTGGTGCCCGCCCGGCATGCTGGGCATCGGCATCGGCGGCACGGCGGAAAAAGCCGTGCTGCTGGCCAAGGAAAGCCTGATGGACGACCTGAACATGTACGAGCTGCAGGCCAAGGCCGCGCGCGGCGAAAAGCTCGATCAGGTCGAGGAACTGCGCCTGGAGCTGTACGAGAAGGTCAACGCCCTGGGCATCGGCGCGCAGGGCCTGGGCGGCCTGAGCACCGTGCTGGACATCAAGGTCAAGATGTACCCCACGCACGCGGCCTCCAAGCCCGTGGCGATGATCCCCAACTGCGCCGCCACGCGCCACGCGCACTTCGTGCTGGACGGCTCCGGCCCTGCCTATCTCGAGGCGCCTTCGCTCGACCTGTGGCCCAAGATCGACTGGGCGCCCGACTACAACAAGAGCCGCCGCGTCAACCTGGACACCCTCACCAAGGAAGAAGTGGCGAGCTGGAAGCCGGGCGACACGCTGCTGCTCAACGGCAAGATGCTCACCGGCCGCGATGCCGCGCACAAGCGCATCCAGGACATGCTGGCCAAGGGCGAGAAGCTGCCCGTGGACTTCACCAACCGCGTCATCTACTACGTGGGCCCCGTGGACCCGGTCAAGGACGAGGCCGTGGGCCCCGCCGGCCCGACGACCGCCACGCGCATGGACAAGTTCACCGAGATGATGCTGGCCGAAACGGGCCTGATCTCGATGATCGGCAAGTCCGAGCGCGGCCCGGTCGCCATCGAAGCCATCAAGAAGCACCAGAGCGCCTACCTGATGGCCGTGGGCGGCGCCGCCTACCTGGTCAGCAAGGCCATCAAGGAAGCCAAGGTCGTCGGCTTTGCCGATCTGGGCATGGAAGCCATCTACGAGTTCACCGTGGTGGACATGCCCGTGACCGTGGCCGTGGACGCGGGCGGCACCAGCGCCCACATCACGGGCCCGGCGGAGTGGCAAAAGCGCATCGCCACGGGCGAGTTCAAGTCCATCGACCTCGTCGCCGCTTGAACTCCATCTCCGGCCTTGGCGGCGGCTCCAGGCGTGGCCTGGTGGCGGCCCCGGGCCGCGGATCGGCCCAGCAGCCGCTGGGGCCGCCGGAGTTTTCTGATTTTTCCGTTCACATGGCACCAAGGCACGCATGACGCCCACCTCGCAGCAACGCCCCATCGGTGTGTTCGACAGCGGCATCGGCGGCCTGAGCGTGCTGCGCGCGCTGCAGGCCGAACTGCCGCACGAGCGCTTCGTCTACCTGGCGGACAGTGGCCACGCGCCCTACGGCGAGCGGGGCGACGCCTATGTCGCTGCGCGCACCCACGCCATCACCCGCTACCTGCAGGTGGTGCACGGCATCAAGGCCCTGGTCGTCGCCTGCAACACGGCCACCGCCGCCGCCATCCACGAGGTCCGGACCCAATGCCCGGACCTGCCCCTCGTCGGCCTGGAGCCGGCCATCAAGCCCGCGGTGGCGCTCAGCCAGACCGGGCGCATCGGCGTCATCGGCACGCGGGGCACGCTCACCAGCGGCAAGTTCGCGTTGCTGCTGGGGTCGCTGCAGTCGCAGGCCGAATTCGTGGTGCAGCCCTGCGATGGGCTGGCCTACGCCATCGAACGCAGCACTGAACATGCGGTGCCTGATGCCGCCGAATCCTCCGAGGTGCGCGAACTGTGCACTCGCTACATCGCCGCCATGGGCACGTTCGGCACCGCGGCAGGCCACATCGACACCCTGGTGCTGGGCTGCACCCACTATGTGTTCGCCGAAGAGGAGTTGCGCGCCCTCATCGGCCCGGCAGTGCGCCTGGTGGACACCGGCGAGCCGGTTGCCAGGCAAACCCGCCGCCTGCTGCAGGCGACCGGCCTCCTGGCGGATCCCGGCGACGAGATCCCCGCCGCATGCGACCGCATGCAACTGATCACCACGGGCTCGCTGCTGCCCCTGCAGGCCGCAGCCCAGCGCTGGCTGCAGCTACCGGCCCGGTGCTGCAGCACGGCCACCGTGCCGGCGGACGGTGCAGGTGCAATGGCTCATGAAGCCAATCGGGCTCTGGCGCAATAAAGTTCCCGGCGTCTAGCTACAAAAACAATAGCAGACGCAACGGCCATCAGACGCCCCAGAGGCGCTCACCCGCATGCTCGATGTGGGTCAGATACAACCGCGTATCGAACTCATACTGGTGGTAGTGGGGCTCCATGTGCTCGCACAACTGGTAGAAGGCCTTGTCGTGGTCCTTCTCGCGCAAGTGGGCCAATTCGTGCACGACGATCATGCGCAGAAACTCTTCCGGTGCCTGCTTGAACATGGAGGCGATGCGGATCTCGTGCCGCGCCGTCAGGCGCCCGCCCTGCACGCGCGCCGACGACGTGTGCAGCCCCAACGCGTGCCGCACCACATGGATCTTGCTGTCGAACACCACTTTCTGCACCGTATCGGCCTTGCGCAGATGCTGCGCCTTCAGGTCGGCGGCGTATTGGTACAGCGCCTTGTCGGTGCGCACGGCATGCGCCTGGGGATAGCGCCGCTGCAGCAGGGCCGCCAGGCCCCCTTCGGCGATGAGCGTGCGCACCTGATCCTGCAAGGCATCCGGGTACGCACGAAGGTAAGGCAGTTCGATCGCCATCGGTCGCAATCCGCTGGCCACCTCTGGACAAGAGGCCACCGGGTCTTTCACGAAAAGGCGTGCGCTCTCAGTGCAGATGGCGGGGGCGGCGCCCGCCGCTGCCACCATGGCCACCACCGGAACCGCCGCTGCCGCGTGGCGGCTTGCCAATCTCCAGCGAGTTCACCAGGGCATCGAAACGCTGCGAGAACAGCTTGTCGATCTCGGCCACCACGCCGCCCAGTTCAGCGCCGTCGAAGTGGCGTTCCATCATGTTCACGACATCCTGCACGAGCAGATCGCGCTGCACCTGCATGATGGCCGCGGGGGTCGGGCCCACGAACAGCATGAGGAAGTCGTCACGCGCTTCGGTGCCGTCATCCTCTTCGTCTTCATCGAAGTCGGTGTCGTAGAACGTGACCTCGATGGCCGCGCCCTGCTCCGACAACTCGTTGAGGCTCATGCACATCTCGTCGAGCGACTGGCGAAAGTCTTCGTCGCCACGCACCGTCCAGCAGATTTGCAGGGTGTGCTCCTTGGCGTCGAACTGGATGCCGGGCTCTTCCTCATAGGCGCTCGCCGCACCGTCGGCCAAGGAACGGGCCCCGGCGTACTTCCAGAGCGGCTTCAAAGCCTCTTGCAACTGGTCGAACCCCGTATCGGCCCGCAACTGCACCTGGCCGTGGACATGGATTTCAAAGGGAGCGTTGTAACTTGACATGATCGAATCGTAGTGGTGCCCCGAGCCGGGGTCGAACCGGCACGCCCCTTTTCAGGAAGCGGCGGATTTTAAGTCCGCAGTGTCTACCAATTTCACCATCGGGGCGCCGGCTGCGCGGCGCGCACCTTGCATTCAAGCGTAACCCGGGCCACGCAGGTGCGCAACGCTGCCAATGCGGATCGGCCAATCCAAAGAACAACCGATTCGCACAATAAAAAAGGGAAGCCTAAGCCTCCCTTGCAAATCGGAGCGGGAAACGAGATGCTCGCTTCCAACTCAACGTCTTGATACACAAGAGGTTTTTCGGACACCCCTCGGGCAGAAAACCCAGATTATGTCCTACTTTTTCGGGCGTGGCCAAGTTCCAGGCCCACGCGCAACCTGTAACCTCCAGTGCAATCACCCCACCATGGAGGGATAGGCCATACGGAGTCGACGCGTTCCAGTCCTGCTTCCTCAAAATCTTCGATCTTTCAGAGGGTCACCCATGCACTACGCACCATCGAACCGCCCAGCCACCTCGGCTTTCATCCTGGGGGTTTAACGGCTGCCTGTGCCTCACTGGCCTGGGCGCAGACGGCCGAGCCCGAACTGGGCATGGGGAGTTACGACGGAGAATTGAAGGGTGGGTCAGGCCGCAGCCTGCACATCGTTGCGCAGCAAGGCAACGCAAGACATGGTCGTGACCTATGTCAGCCACCGGCCGGATGGTTCCTCGCTCTTTCTGCAAACCGGCCGCGTGCGCGCTGAGGGACAGACGGCTTTCTCTGGCGACCTGCGCGAGTTTCGCAAAGGCCCCGTACCCGGTGGCGCCCAAGGTCACGGCGAGGAAGCGGCCGACCTCGGGCAGATGCGCATCGCTTTCGACTCCGCGACGACGGGAACGGTGACCCTGCCGGGCGACACGCCCCGCCGCATCGCGAGGTTCCAGCACAGGGCACGTTTCAATCAGAACTGTCGGAGCCGGAACATTGGCAGCACCAGCGTGACGGGGTATCCCACCGCGCCGTCGTTTTCCGCGCGCGACGGCCAGTTCCGGTTCGTTTACGGGTATGGCGAGTCCCAAACGTGCATTTACACAGGCCCCTACCGGTTCGCGGGCCGAGGCATCGAAACCTCGGGAACCTATTCCTGCAACAGCACCCAGCCCGTCACCTACGACTACCTCCGCTTCGAGGGTTGACGGAAAAGAGGCATCTGGTCGGAAACATGAATCCCGGTCGCCCCAGTGATCGGCATCTGTGTTCGCCCCGACATCACGGCGCCCGGTTTGCAACATCCATGCACCAGCGCAGAACTGAACACATTGGCACTGTGAAGGCTCCTAATCACGTCAGGGCAACTGCAAGCCGTGCGCGAAACGTGCCATGCATCCCAACAGACACCATGGGGTGATTGCAGTTCGCAGCCAGCGAGTAAATAGTGGTGTCCACACAAAGCGGCTGCGCAAGAGCAGTCGCTTCTAATGAGGGGATTCAGAGGTGAGGTAGACGTCGACTTCCCGAGTGGCTGACGAGGCCCGCAACCGCAGCCTTCGACTCCTCCACCAGCCGTTCCACCCTATTCCGCACGCTCCTCGCACAAATGCCGATCGCACCCGACAGCCGCTATCCCGATGCATGGCATGCCGAGCCCGCCGCCGATGCCCAAACCTCCAGCGCCGTACTCGATCTGGCGGTACGGCGACGACTGCTCCAATCTTTCGCATCGCGTGGCGGCGCTTCGGAGATTCCTGCCCTCGTCATCCCTGGCGTATTGACGTGGCTTCACGCGCGCACCGGAGCGCCATCCAGCCCCATGCTCTGGTGGTGGGGTGCGCTCCTCGCCTTTGCGGGCCTGCTGTGGGCCATGCAATGGCGCTTTCGCCGAGACACCACGCGACCCGATGCCGAGGTGGTGCCTCGCTGGGAACGGATCTTCCAGGTGCTGGCAGTGGTGGACGGTTTGCTCTGGGTCGTGCCCATCGCACTCACACAGGGGGCACCCCAAGATTTCCGGCTCCTGGTGTACCTCGTCATGTGTGCGGTGATCGCCTCCGGCACGACTTTCCTCGCGCCCCAGCCCCGCGTTTTCTTTCCGTTTTTCGTGGCCACGTACGGTCCGATCCTGGCCGCCGTGACATGGTATTTCCCCGAGCGCTGGCAGGCCATGCTCGCGCTGGTGGCTCTCTTTGGCGGCGTGATCTTGCGACATGCCTGGGGGTCACGCCGATTCGTCGTGCAGCAGGTGGAAATGGAGCGCCAGCGGTTGCAGCTCGCAGAACGTTACCGAGCGGCCAAGGAGGAAGCAGAGCGCGCGCTGGAGGAAAAGAACCGGTTCTATGCCACGGCCAGCCATGACCTGCGCCAGCCACTGCACGCATTGGGCCTGCTGATGGAGACGGCGATTCAGCGCAATACCGATGCGCAGCTCGTGCCGGTGCTCGACGGCATCCAAGATTGCGCCCGGTCCCTCTCCTTCATGTTCGATGCGTTGCTCGACCTGTCGCGCCTGGAATCGAGTACCTACGAAGTTCGGCGCGAGCCCGTGGCGCTGACCACCGTATTCGGCGATGTGGCGACGGTGTTCGGTCCGGATGCGCAGCGGCGGGGGCTGCGACTGCGGTTCGGCCTGCCACGCCGCCGACTGCCCACCGTGC
This region of Acidovorax sp. GBBC 1281 genomic DNA includes:
- a CDS encoding fumarate hydratase, producing MTTTIRYHDLVESVAASLQYISYYHPADFIAHLARAYEREQSPAAKDAMAQILTNSKMSATGQRPICQDTGIVNVFLKIGMDVRWEGFPGGLEDAINEGVRRGYNHPDNTLRASVVADPQFARKNTKDNTPAVIFTQIVPGDTVDITVAAKGGGSENKSKMVMMNPSDNLVDWVLKTVPTMGAGWCPPGMLGIGIGGTAEKAVLLAKESLMDDLNMYELQAKAARGEKLDQVEELRLELYEKVNALGIGAQGLGGLSTVLDIKVKMYPTHAASKPVAMIPNCAATRHAHFVLDGSGPAYLEAPSLDLWPKIDWAPDYNKSRRVNLDTLTKEEVASWKPGDTLLLNGKMLTGRDAAHKRIQDMLAKGEKLPVDFTNRVIYYVGPVDPVKDEAVGPAGPTTATRMDKFTEMMLAETGLISMIGKSERGPVAIEAIKKHQSAYLMAVGGAAYLVSKAIKEAKVVGFADLGMEAIYEFTVVDMPVTVAVDAGGTSAHITGPAEWQKRIATGEFKSIDLVAA
- the murI gene encoding glutamate racemase — encoded protein: MTPTSQQRPIGVFDSGIGGLSVLRALQAELPHERFVYLADSGHAPYGERGDAYVAARTHAITRYLQVVHGIKALVVACNTATAAAIHEVRTQCPDLPLVGLEPAIKPAVALSQTGRIGVIGTRGTLTSGKFALLLGSLQSQAEFVVQPCDGLAYAIERSTEHAVPDAAESSEVRELCTRYIAAMGTFGTAAGHIDTLVLGCTHYVFAEEELRALIGPAVRLVDTGEPVARQTRRLLQATGLLADPGDEIPAACDRMQLITTGSLLPLQAAAQRWLQLPARCCSTATVPADGAGAMAHEANRALAQ
- a CDS encoding M48 metallopeptidase family protein; the encoded protein is MAIELPYLRAYPDALQDQVRTLIAEGGLAALLQRRYPQAHAVRTDKALYQYAADLKAQHLRKADTVQKVVFDSKIHVVRHALGLHTSSARVQGGRLTARHEIRIASMFKQAPEEFLRMIVVHELAHLREKDHDKAFYQLCEHMEPHYHQYEFDTRLYLTHIEHAGERLWGV
- a CDS encoding DUF6806 family protein, translated to MSSYNAPFEIHVHGQVQLRADTGFDQLQEALKPLWKYAGARSLADGAASAYEEEPGIQFDAKEHTLQICWTVRGDEDFRQSLDEMCMSLNELSEQGAAIEVTFYDTDFDEDEEDDGTEARDDFLMLFVGPTPAAIMQVQRDLLVQDVVNMMERHFDGAELGGVVAEIDKLFSQRFDALVNSLEIGKPPRGSGGSGGGHGGSGGRRPRHLH
- a CDS encoding ATP-binding response regulator → MPIAPDSRYPDAWHAEPAADAQTSSAVLDLAVRRRLLQSFASRGGASEIPALVIPGVLTWLHARTGAPSSPMLWWWGALLAFAGLLWAMQWRFRRDTTRPDAEVVPRWERIFQVLAVVDGLLWVVPIALTQGAPQDFRLLVYLVMCAVIASGTTFLAPQPRVFFPFFVATYGPILAAVTWYFPERWQAMLALVALFGGVILRHAWGSRRFVVQQVEMERQRLQLAERYRAAKEEAERALEEKNRFYATASHDLRQPLHALGLLMETAIQRNTDAQLVPVLDGIQDCARSLSFMFDALLDLSRLESSTYEVRREPVALTTVFGDVATVFGPDAQRRGLRLRFGLPRRRLPTVHTDGTLLRQMIFNLVQNALRYTSSGGMLVGIRARGTQWRIEVRDTGPGVPLEDQHRLYAPFYRGGARWTQEVAGHGLGLSVVARSARLIGATYGFQSTPGRGSCFWLSLDAAPDGLPQDGKSPGDVSWQERMGSLSGRCLLVEDDPQVATAVAALLRSWGLEVDLAATAQQALQIVDAGPLAPGAVLCDQRLAAGQSGFELLQELLRRCPAARGALVSGEHQSAALAQAEEEGYLVFRKPLSPAQLHAVLARWFTASV